Proteins encoded within one genomic window of Geotalea daltonii FRC-32:
- a CDS encoding SDR family oxidoreductase encodes MSDKSFPPQQQEQPGVEQQMTPRPDSGELSYAGSGRLKGKKALITGGDSGIGRAVAIAFAREGADVAFAYLKEEQDAMETWEIVKREGVDCLYFQGDVADKAFCTGIVQKTAARFGRIDILVNNAAEQHYAETIEDISAEQLERTFRTNIFAYFHMAAASLKHMGEGGRIINTTSVTAFKGNPKLIDYSSTKGAIVAFTRSLALSLAEKGILVNAVAPGPVWTPLIPASFPQEKVEQFGENVTLKRAGQPVEIAYSYVFLASQGGSYMTGQVLHPNGGTIVGG; translated from the coding sequence ATGAGCGATAAGAGTTTTCCACCGCAGCAGCAGGAACAGCCCGGCGTTGAACAGCAAATGACGCCACGTCCCGACAGCGGCGAACTTTCATACGCTGGTAGTGGCCGGCTTAAGGGGAAAAAGGCGCTCATCACCGGCGGTGACAGCGGTATCGGCCGGGCAGTGGCCATCGCCTTCGCCAGGGAAGGGGCCGACGTGGCCTTTGCCTACCTGAAGGAAGAGCAGGACGCCATGGAGACATGGGAGATCGTCAAGCGGGAAGGTGTGGACTGTCTTTATTTCCAGGGGGACGTGGCCGATAAAGCTTTCTGTACCGGCATTGTGCAAAAGACGGCGGCCCGATTCGGCAGGATCGATATCCTGGTCAACAATGCCGCCGAGCAGCACTATGCCGAAACCATTGAAGACATCTCGGCCGAGCAGCTGGAGCGAACCTTCAGGACCAACATCTTCGCCTATTTCCATATGGCGGCGGCATCCCTGAAGCATATGGGGGAAGGGGGAAGGATCATCAACACCACCTCGGTAACCGCCTTCAAGGGAAACCCGAAATTGATCGATTACTCCTCCACCAAGGGGGCCATCGTCGCCTTTACCCGCTCCCTGGCCCTCTCCCTTGCGGAAAAAGGAATACTGGTCAATGCAGTCGCACCGGGACCGGTCTGGACCCCGCTCATCCCGGCAAGTTTCCCGCAGGAGAAGGTGGAACAGTTCGGCGAAAACGTGACACTGAAAAGGGCTGGCCAGCCGGTTGAGATTGCATACAGCTATGTCTTTCTCGCCTCCCAGGGGGGCTCCTACATGACAGGACAGGTCCTTCACCCCAACGGCGGCACCATCGTCGGAGGCTGA
- a CDS encoding DUF922 domain-containing Zn-dependent protease: MTRQFICLIAGALFCASPVLAEKVGTETIKLAKYDEKNLFQLKRPEVALDLKEKHEYYDIRGTSLTELRKQMKENGTRWNDNHTYAALTTWNIRYNYDINESGGRYSVASVKTKVDIVYRYPRLASAAGMSEQLAGQWSSYMENVTIHEIGHKDIAVKAAADINGALSSLGNFSSRRELNNVVDRVVEARLKTLKEDQIRYDAETHHGETQGAILR; this comes from the coding sequence GTGACCAGACAATTCATATGTTTGATTGCCGGAGCCCTGTTTTGCGCTTCGCCCGTGCTCGCAGAAAAGGTTGGGACGGAGACCATAAAGCTTGCCAAGTATGATGAAAAAAACCTTTTTCAGTTGAAGAGGCCGGAAGTGGCTTTGGATCTGAAGGAAAAGCATGAATACTACGACATCAGAGGCACCAGCTTGACGGAATTGCGCAAGCAGATGAAAGAAAACGGCACACGGTGGAATGACAACCATACCTATGCGGCCCTGACGACCTGGAATATCAGGTACAACTACGACATTAACGAAAGCGGCGGCAGATATTCTGTAGCTTCGGTGAAAACCAAGGTCGACATAGTCTACCGTTATCCGCGGCTTGCCAGCGCAGCCGGCATGTCCGAGCAACTGGCAGGACAGTGGAGCTCATATATGGAGAATGTCACTATTCACGAAATAGGTCATAAGGACATTGCCGTCAAGGCTGCCGCCGACATCAACGGGGCGCTGTCTTCATTGGGCAACTTCAGTAGCCGGAGGGAACTGAATAATGTGGTTGACCGGGTTGTCGAGGCAAGATTGAAAACCCTGAAGGAGGATCAGATTCGATACGACGCCGAGACCCACCATGGAGAAACCCAGGGCGCAATTCTTCGTTAG
- a CDS encoding DUF3309 family protein — protein MRTILLIILIILLVGALPLWPYSSSWGYYPSGGLGLVLLILLILALLGHI, from the coding sequence ATGAGAACCATCCTGCTCATTATCCTGATCATACTCCTGGTCGGCGCTCTACCCTTATGGCCCTACAGCTCGTCCTGGGGATACTACCCCAGCGGTGGTCTTGGGCTGGTGCTGTTGATACTGCTGATTCTGGCTTTGCTCGGGCACATCTGA
- a CDS encoding sll1863 family stress response protein translates to MRRTWMALVLAFFTFSGFLMAFGGEDGKREDYQKQIELRLRTLRQNLDEQKARSSILKDDAKVRFDEDMRIFREKEKIAAAKLQRLRAATARTWGRGKAGVEAAMQDLNRQYEIMEERLKNP, encoded by the coding sequence ATGAGACGCACATGGATGGCACTCGTTCTGGCCTTTTTCACCTTTTCCGGGTTCCTGATGGCCTTCGGCGGCGAAGACGGCAAGAGAGAAGACTATCAGAAACAGATAGAACTCAGGCTCAGGACATTGAGACAGAATTTGGACGAACAGAAGGCCAGGTCATCGATCCTTAAGGACGATGCGAAGGTACGGTTCGACGAAGATATGCGGATCTTCCGGGAAAAGGAGAAGATCGCGGCTGCAAAACTGCAGAGGCTTAGGGCTGCCACGGCAAGGACCTGGGGGCGGGGCAAAGCAGGAGTGGAAGCTGCCATGCAGGATTTGAACAGGCAGTATGAGATAATGGAGGAACGCCTTAAAAACCCCTGA
- the treZ gene encoding malto-oligosyltrehalose trehalohydrolase, with protein MSENRWKLGLGAELLDNDKAYFKVWAPKAGKVALRLFSPGSERSIDLAAGEDGYFTTEVEKVSAGDSYLYLLDGHTERPDPVSRFQPQGVHGPSMIVDPRQFPWQDQGWQGIPLEAYVIYELHVGVFSDDGTFTAAIPHLDYLKDLGVTAVEIMPVAQFPGNRNWGYDGVYPFAPQSSYGGPEGLRELVDACHGKGLAVILDVVYNHFGPEGNYLNDYGYYFTDRYRTPWGDAINFDGPHSDQVREYFIANALYWIHEYHFDALRLDAIDRIYDLGATHFLRALADEVHRHGQQLGRRIYLIAESDLNDVRLINPPETGGYGVDAQWNDNFHHALHALLTGEKEGYYQDFGRFDHLVKAFTEGYVYSGEYSRYRKKRHGNSAKNCPTVQFVAFSQNHDQVGNRLHGDRLAAKLPLQKLLLAAGTVLLSPYLPLLFMGEEYGEKAPFNYFVSYGDSFLIEAVRKGRKEEFAAFAWAEEALDPQDPDTFMQSKLDLKVRQGGEHAALFACYKKLLSLRREVPALGCVERREMTVIPFEEKQVLALTRRVGNSSALCAWNYSDTPQDVAVELDNGKWQKLFDSAATQWGGAGEMAYSTLTATEGRVRIALTPWSFTVYLREE; from the coding sequence ATGTCTGAAAACAGATGGAAACTAGGTCTGGGCGCAGAACTGCTGGACAACGACAAGGCATATTTCAAGGTCTGGGCGCCAAAAGCAGGCAAGGTGGCGCTACGCCTCTTTTCCCCTGGTTCCGAGAGGTCGATCGATCTCGCTGCCGGTGAAGATGGCTACTTTACAACCGAAGTGGAAAAGGTTTCTGCCGGTGACAGCTATCTTTACCTGCTTGACGGCCACACCGAGCGGCCTGATCCGGTATCCCGCTTTCAGCCCCAGGGGGTGCACGGACCTTCCATGATTGTCGATCCCCGGCAATTCCCCTGGCAGGACCAGGGATGGCAGGGGATACCTCTTGAAGCTTACGTTATCTACGAATTGCATGTGGGGGTATTCAGCGATGACGGCACCTTTACCGCGGCCATTCCCCATCTGGACTACCTGAAGGACCTGGGGGTAACGGCGGTGGAGATCATGCCGGTGGCCCAGTTTCCAGGAAACCGCAACTGGGGTTACGACGGCGTTTACCCCTTTGCTCCCCAGAGCAGCTATGGCGGACCCGAGGGACTCAGGGAGCTGGTTGATGCCTGTCATGGCAAGGGGCTTGCCGTCATTCTCGATGTTGTCTACAACCACTTCGGACCGGAAGGAAATTATCTCAACGATTACGGCTACTATTTCACTGATCGCTACCGGACTCCCTGGGGTGATGCCATAAACTTCGACGGCCCCCACAGCGATCAGGTTCGTGAATATTTCATTGCTAATGCCCTCTACTGGATACATGAGTACCACTTCGACGCGCTGCGTCTGGATGCCATCGATCGCATCTACGACCTTGGCGCTACCCATTTCCTCCGAGCCCTTGCCGACGAGGTGCACCGCCATGGGCAGCAGCTGGGGAGGCGGATTTACCTTATTGCCGAGAGCGACCTCAACGATGTGCGGCTGATAAATCCGCCTGAAACAGGGGGCTACGGTGTGGATGCCCAGTGGAACGACAACTTTCACCACGCCCTGCATGCCCTGCTGACGGGGGAAAAGGAAGGTTACTACCAGGACTTCGGCCGCTTCGACCATCTCGTCAAGGCCTTTACTGAAGGCTATGTCTACAGTGGCGAGTATTCCAGGTATCGCAAAAAGCGCCATGGCAATTCGGCCAAGAATTGCCCAACCGTCCAGTTCGTGGCTTTCTCCCAGAACCACGACCAGGTGGGCAACAGGCTTCACGGTGACCGCCTTGCCGCCAAGCTGCCGTTGCAGAAGCTTTTGCTCGCTGCGGGCACGGTGCTTCTTTCGCCTTATCTTCCCCTGTTGTTCATGGGGGAGGAATACGGGGAAAAGGCGCCCTTCAACTACTTTGTCAGCTATGGGGACAGCTTCCTCATAGAAGCGGTGCGCAAGGGGAGAAAAGAAGAATTTGCCGCCTTTGCCTGGGCTGAAGAGGCCCTCGATCCCCAGGATCCGGATACTTTCATGCAGTCAAAGCTTGACCTGAAGGTGCGGCAGGGTGGAGAGCATGCCGCCCTCTTTGCCTGTTACAAAAAACTGCTCTCCCTTCGCCGGGAGGTGCCGGCCCTGGGCTGCGTGGAACGGAGAGAGATGACGGTCATACCCTTCGAAGAGAAACAGGTACTGGCGCTGACGCGGCGGGTGGGAAACAGCAGTGCCCTGTGCGCTTGGAACTATAGCGATACACCCCAGGACGTGGCGGTGGAGCTTGATAACGGCAAGTGGCAGAAGCTGTTCGATTCGGCTGCAACCCAATGGGGCGGGGCGGGAGAGATGGCATATTCGACCCTGACGGCAACCGAAGGACGAGTGCGCATCGCCCTGACCCCATGGAGCTTTACCGTCTACCTGCGGGAGGAGTGA
- a CDS encoding DUF3536 domain-containing protein, with the protein MERFICIHGHFYQPPRENPWLEAIEIQDSARPYHDWNERIAAECYAPNSASRILDGEGWIKDIVSNYAKISFNFGPTLLSWMQGCDPELYQAVLDADRQSMEWRSGHGAAIAQVYNHMIMPLANARDKCSQVVWGLRDFEHRFKRFPEGMWLAETAVDLESLDILAEQGIKYTILAPRQAASFRKIGEEQWQECNGSIDPTRAYLCRLPSKRTITLFFYDGPISQAVAFEDLLNRGEAFANRLLGGFDDGRDWPQLFHIATDGETYGHHHKFGDMALAAALDHMESNSLARLSNYGEYLAKFPPTVEVQIHENSSWSCAHGIERWRSNCGCNSGGHGGWNQEWRAPLRSALDWLRDRLAERYDELGRQYLKDPWQARNEYIRVVLDRDEANRNTFFAEQARRNLSDDDKVAVLKLQEIQRHAMLMYTSCGWFFDELSGIETVQVIQYAGRALQLSHGLLGQDLERGFKERLSAARSNIPENGSGTQIYEKFALPAQVDLTKVAVHFAFSSLFREYPEQTRIFSYTVNVEDYKKMVTEDAALATGTVRIVSEITQESSRLMFCVVRIGHHDFKGGVSPCLIEAACASIKEELLEEFDRGHYIEIVGLLDKHFGMHNFSLLDLFRDEQREILNLILDATMEEFTQDYRSIYEHNRHLMEFVQETGMPVPKRFLAAAEISLNTEIKEALMAEDMDGDQVQRVIANMQRWQVAVDLPEVEYSLRTFADGLMDQFYGNPSDLALLQRIKRFVELQKSTPIQVDLWDMQNVYYKLAKTAYPQFQSRAGEGDGAAAGWVEAFKQLGAMLSMNLGTILPEG; encoded by the coding sequence ATGGAGCGCTTCATCTGCATTCATGGACATTTTTATCAGCCGCCGCGGGAAAATCCCTGGCTTGAGGCCATTGAAATTCAGGATTCGGCCCGACCCTATCATGACTGGAACGAGCGAATCGCCGCCGAATGCTATGCGCCCAATTCCGCGTCCCGTATCCTGGACGGTGAGGGGTGGATCAAGGATATCGTCAGCAATTATGCCAAAATCAGCTTCAACTTTGGCCCAACACTCCTTTCCTGGATGCAGGGTTGCGACCCGGAACTTTACCAGGCAGTGCTGGATGCGGACCGCCAGAGCATGGAGTGGCGGTCCGGGCATGGTGCTGCCATCGCCCAGGTATACAATCACATGATCATGCCCCTGGCCAATGCCCGCGACAAGTGCAGCCAGGTAGTCTGGGGGCTCAGGGACTTCGAGCACCGCTTCAAACGCTTTCCCGAAGGGATGTGGCTGGCGGAAACGGCTGTGGACCTGGAAAGCCTGGATATCCTGGCCGAGCAGGGGATTAAATACACCATCCTAGCCCCGCGCCAGGCAGCCTCCTTCAGGAAGATCGGCGAAGAGCAGTGGCAGGAATGCAATGGATCCATCGACCCGACCAGGGCCTATCTCTGCCGGCTTCCCTCCAAACGGACCATCACCCTCTTTTTTTACGACGGTCCCATTTCGCAGGCGGTCGCCTTCGAGGATCTGCTTAATCGCGGCGAGGCCTTTGCCAACAGGCTTCTGGGAGGATTCGACGATGGCAGGGACTGGCCGCAGCTTTTCCATATCGCCACCGACGGGGAAACCTACGGCCATCACCACAAGTTCGGCGATATGGCCCTGGCAGCCGCCCTGGACCATATGGAAAGCAACAGCCTGGCCCGTCTCTCCAACTATGGTGAATACCTGGCCAAATTTCCTCCGACCGTTGAGGTGCAAATCCATGAAAATTCTTCCTGGAGCTGTGCCCACGGCATCGAGCGCTGGCGGAGCAACTGCGGCTGCAATTCGGGGGGGCATGGAGGGTGGAACCAGGAATGGCGGGCACCCCTGCGCAGTGCCCTGGACTGGCTGCGGGACCGGCTGGCGGAAAGGTATGATGAGCTGGGACGCCAGTATCTCAAGGACCCGTGGCAGGCTCGAAACGAATACATCCGGGTGGTGCTGGACCGGGATGAAGCAAACCGCAACACCTTCTTCGCGGAGCAGGCGCGCAGGAACCTGAGCGATGATGACAAGGTGGCGGTGCTGAAGCTGCAGGAGATCCAGCGCCACGCCATGCTCATGTATACCAGTTGCGGCTGGTTCTTCGACGAGCTTTCCGGCATCGAGACGGTTCAGGTAATCCAGTACGCGGGAAGGGCACTGCAGCTGTCCCATGGGCTTTTGGGGCAGGATCTGGAAAGGGGATTCAAGGAAAGGTTGTCCGCCGCCCGGTCTAATATCCCGGAAAACGGCAGCGGTACCCAAATCTATGAAAAATTTGCCCTTCCGGCCCAGGTAGACCTGACCAAAGTGGCGGTCCACTTTGCTTTCAGCTCCCTGTTCAGGGAATATCCGGAACAGACCAGGATCTTTTCCTATACGGTCAACGTGGAAGACTACAAGAAGATGGTTACCGAAGATGCGGCATTGGCAACCGGCACGGTGCGCATTGTTTCCGAGATTACCCAGGAGAGCTCCAGACTCATGTTCTGCGTGGTCCGCATCGGCCACCACGATTTCAAGGGGGGGGTAAGTCCCTGCCTGATAGAAGCAGCATGTGCCTCCATCAAGGAGGAACTGCTGGAGGAATTTGACCGGGGGCATTACATAGAAATAGTCGGTCTGTTGGACAAGCATTTCGGCATGCACAATTTCTCTCTCCTGGATCTTTTCCGCGATGAACAGCGGGAAATCCTGAACCTCATCCTCGATGCCACCATGGAGGAGTTTACCCAGGACTATCGCAGCATCTATGAGCACAACCGCCATCTGATGGAGTTTGTCCAGGAGACCGGCATGCCGGTGCCGAAGCGATTTTTGGCTGCTGCAGAGATAAGCCTGAACACGGAGATAAAAGAGGCGCTCATGGCCGAGGATATGGATGGGGACCAGGTGCAGAGGGTTATCGCCAACATGCAGCGCTGGCAGGTGGCTGTGGATCTCCCCGAGGTGGAATACAGCCTGCGCACCTTTGCCGATGGGCTGATGGACCAGTTTTACGGGAACCCATCAGACCTTGCGCTGCTGCAGAGAATCAAGAGGTTCGTCGAGCTGCAGAAGTCGACACCCATTCAAGTGGATCTCTGGGACATGCAGAATGTCTATTACAAATTGGCGAAGACTGCATATCCCCAGTTCCAGAGCCGAGCCGGGGAAGGGGATGGGGCTGCTGCAGGATGGGTTGAGGCCTTCAAACAGCTGGGGGCGATGCTTTCCATGAATCTGGGAACAATATTGCCCGAGGGATAA
- a CDS encoding malto-oligosyltrehalose synthase translates to MVNENPPAARIPVATYRLQFNRQFSFAAAQEIVPYLNDLGVSDIYASSYLTAKEGSMHGYDVVDQNRLNWEIGTGEAYAELIGDLDKFGMGHILDFVPNHMCIESRENAWWMDVLENGPCSNYANFFDINWQPVKKELTNKVLLPLLGDQYGKVLENGELRLVFEEGSFSVTYYETRLPVEPTTWLQILRHRLDVIEAAFSADAPLLQELLSIITALQHLPTTTEHDPEKIAERYREKEVVKKRLLLLCGQSVEILNFITENVAIFNGSKGEPASFDLLDQLLCRQVYRLSFWKVATEEINYRRFFDINALSAIRMEDPIVFRETHALVLRLIQEGKVTGLRIDHVDGLYDPLTYLERLQRNCFIQCCLGQSGAGPELADAGTAADWIKRCNDDYNGVIAENPSYKPFFIVCEKILLKGEQLPEEWPVFGTTGYDYLNYLNGIFIDQENLKWLDRSYTRFIRQTINFAEAVYEKKKLVMQVSMSGEINTLGHYLNNISEKNRLTRDFTLISLTRAIIEVIACFPVYRTYANSSIIREKDVQYIETAVAKAKRRNPAISTFIFDFLRDVLLLRQGENASEGDRLEWLDFVMKFQQLTGPVTAKGMEDTAFYVYNRLVSLNEVGGAPDRFGISVDAFHSQNADRFRTFPHALVTTATHDSKRGEDVRTRIDVLSEVPEKWQKSLVKWSRLNKRKKTMVDGQPAPGRNDEYLLYQTLVGAWPVEEASNPFSPGFHARIREYMVKATREAKVHTSWINPNGTYEKALTDFIDAVLGDAAFLRDFRAFAALVSHHGMFNSLSQVLLKIGSPGIPDFYQGTELWELSLVDPDNRRPVDFRIRREMLSRLKEREAQVGAGPLVRELLAAKEDGGIKLYLIYRGLNYRRAERRLFENGDYLPLEVQGEKSRHGCAFARRWERKILIIAASRLTVGLVGDLGPVPVGRDVWKDTALFLPWEEQGAKYRNIVTGGTIAGADRGMGTALELAEVFSDAPVAILERLH, encoded by the coding sequence ATGGTAAACGAGAACCCGCCGGCTGCGAGAATACCTGTTGCAACCTACCGGCTCCAGTTCAACCGGCAATTCAGTTTTGCCGCTGCCCAGGAGATTGTCCCCTACCTTAACGATCTGGGGGTGAGCGATATCTATGCATCGTCCTACCTGACCGCCAAAGAAGGAAGCATGCATGGCTACGATGTTGTGGACCAGAACCGGCTCAACTGGGAAATAGGCACCGGCGAGGCGTATGCAGAGTTGATCGGCGATCTGGACAAATTCGGCATGGGGCACATCCTTGATTTCGTCCCAAACCACATGTGCATAGAAAGCAGGGAAAATGCCTGGTGGATGGACGTCCTGGAAAACGGTCCCTGTTCCAATTATGCCAACTTCTTCGATATCAATTGGCAGCCGGTAAAAAAAGAGCTGACCAACAAGGTATTGCTGCCGCTTCTGGGAGACCAGTACGGCAAGGTCCTGGAGAACGGGGAGCTGCGACTGGTCTTTGAAGAAGGGTCCTTTTCCGTAACTTATTATGAAACCAGGCTTCCCGTGGAGCCGACCACCTGGCTGCAGATCCTCAGGCATCGCCTTGACGTGATAGAGGCGGCCTTCTCCGCCGATGCTCCGCTTCTCCAGGAACTGTTGAGCATCATTACCGCGTTGCAGCACCTCCCCACCACCACCGAGCATGATCCGGAAAAGATCGCCGAGCGGTACCGGGAGAAAGAGGTGGTGAAGAAGAGGCTTTTGCTGCTATGCGGCCAGAGTGTGGAGATTCTCAATTTTATCACCGAAAACGTAGCCATCTTCAACGGCAGCAAGGGGGAGCCTGCCAGTTTCGATCTGCTGGACCAGCTTCTCTGCCGGCAGGTCTACCGCCTTTCCTTCTGGAAGGTGGCGACGGAGGAGATAAATTACCGCCGGTTCTTCGACATCAATGCTCTGAGCGCCATCAGGATGGAGGATCCCATTGTCTTCAGGGAAACCCATGCCCTTGTCCTGAGGCTTATCCAGGAAGGGAAGGTGACTGGACTCCGCATCGACCATGTGGATGGCCTTTATGACCCGTTGACCTACCTGGAGCGGTTGCAGCGGAACTGCTTCATCCAGTGCTGCCTGGGTCAATCGGGGGCGGGTCCCGAATTGGCCGATGCCGGAACTGCCGCCGATTGGATAAAGAGGTGCAACGACGACTATAACGGAGTGATTGCTGAAAATCCGTCATACAAGCCATTCTTTATAGTTTGCGAGAAGATCCTGCTCAAGGGGGAGCAACTGCCGGAAGAATGGCCTGTATTCGGCACCACCGGCTATGACTATCTCAATTATCTGAATGGCATTTTCATCGACCAGGAAAACCTCAAGTGGCTGGACCGCAGCTATACCAGGTTTATCCGCCAGACCATCAACTTTGCCGAAGCGGTCTACGAGAAGAAAAAACTGGTCATGCAGGTGTCCATGTCGGGGGAGATCAACACCCTTGGGCATTATCTGAATAACATCTCGGAAAAGAATCGCCTGACCAGGGATTTCACCCTTATCAGCCTGACCCGGGCCATCATCGAGGTCATTGCCTGTTTTCCCGTCTACAGGACCTACGCCAATTCTTCGATCATTCGGGAGAAAGACGTCCAGTACATAGAAACCGCCGTGGCTAAGGCCAAACGCCGCAATCCCGCCATCAGTACTTTCATCTTCGATTTTCTCCGTGATGTCCTGCTGCTCCGCCAGGGGGAGAATGCCAGCGAAGGGGACCGGCTGGAATGGCTGGATTTCGTCATGAAATTTCAGCAGCTTACCGGGCCGGTCACCGCCAAGGGGATGGAGGATACGGCCTTTTACGTCTATAACCGCCTCGTTTCCCTCAACGAGGTGGGAGGGGCTCCGGACAGGTTCGGTATTTCCGTCGATGCCTTCCACAGCCAGAATGCGGACCGTTTCAGGACCTTCCCCCATGCCCTTGTCACTACGGCAACCCATGATTCCAAGAGGGGCGAGGACGTAAGAACCCGAATCGATGTCCTTTCCGAGGTGCCGGAGAAATGGCAAAAGTCGCTGGTGAAGTGGAGCCGCCTCAACAAGCGGAAAAAAACCATGGTGGACGGCCAGCCGGCGCCGGGGCGCAATGATGAATACCTGCTCTACCAGACCCTGGTCGGTGCCTGGCCGGTGGAGGAGGCTTCGAATCCGTTTTCGCCGGGATTTCACGCCAGGATCAGGGAGTACATGGTCAAGGCCACCCGCGAGGCCAAGGTTCATACCAGCTGGATCAACCCCAACGGGACCTATGAAAAGGCACTGACGGACTTTATCGATGCCGTCCTGGGGGATGCTGCCTTTCTCAGGGATTTCAGAGCTTTTGCGGCCTTGGTTTCCCACCACGGCATGTTCAATTCCCTGTCCCAGGTACTGCTCAAGATAGGCTCGCCCGGCATACCCGATTTTTACCAGGGAACGGAACTGTGGGAATTGAGCCTGGTGGACCCGGACAACCGGCGGCCGGTGGATTTCCGCATCCGGCGCGAGATGCTCAGCCGGCTTAAGGAGCGAGAAGCTCAGGTGGGGGCAGGCCCCCTGGTCCGTGAACTGCTGGCGGCGAAAGAGGACGGCGGCATCAAGCTTTACCTCATATACCGCGGCCTCAATTACCGGCGCGCAGAACGCCGGCTCTTTGAAAACGGAGACTATCTACCCCTGGAGGTGCAAGGGGAAAAATCCAGGCATGGATGCGCCTTTGCCCGCAGGTGGGAACGGAAAATCCTGATTATTGCCGCCTCCCGGCTGACCGTCGGACTGGTTGGCGATCTGGGGCCTGTACCCGTCGGCAGGGATGTATGGAAAGACACCGCCCTTTTCTTGCCGTGGGAAGAGCAGGGGGCAAAATACCGGAATATAGTCACCGGCGGGACCATTGCCGGAGCGGACCGGGGTATGGGTACTGCCCTTGAGCTGGCCGAGGTTTTCAGCGATGCTCCGGTCGCCATACTGGAGCGTCTCCACTAA